One genomic window of Quercus robur chromosome 6, dhQueRobu3.1, whole genome shotgun sequence includes the following:
- the LOC126733051 gene encoding uncharacterized protein LOC126733051, whose amino-acid sequence MALLGDDGRGYELARKLESVGVWRTWLGESNYAIFLRFLESPSSWDSFMRVDDSKSRPQILLQLRVRALLFDKASVSLFLRSNPSSSSSSLSVSKLNPTYLQLHGDDVYFTLENAAQDVGVSSNTASSKIQSRAGFSVGSRYGESEIDNVSQRFRNEELSETWYNQFIEKYRVSKPYRLSSGDHESDKRTPEDMSSYLRLLEKQKKRRVAFKEDRYMGYGNSMLENASNMHPNSVLNGKNSIEDDAPFLPETMFTLNCVPDSALPLMDRVEENQKVEFYGVLDNLPQVTIRSPVMIERLGIRPEYLSMEHGGNLHHGKIGSEGKRKHLGPEQASQLSRKVIARMLTNSGFDGATEVPVEVFSQLLSCHVCKLGRILKVLADSYRKQCSATELLKMFLKTLGYSNLGPLAEHVKDGSRNLVQQTQQLQGIQSQLQSLQHSSLRMAQQMPRQIHPQMQPIVHPQNLTFQQQPQQQQLDRIRRRQPATPRPVMDVEKDRPMVQVKIENPSELPMDGNSFNTISARHPQMQLRAQQIAAMSNLHAQTGTPFRQMTSLQIPQVQTQSMGIVRAPPVKVEGFQELMGGDAKSKHDADENRLMSPSSK is encoded by the exons ATGGCTCTACTGGGCGACGACGGTCGCGGCTACGAGCTGGCCAGAAAGCTCGAGAGCGTCGGAGTATGGCGGACGTGGCTGGGCGAGTCCAACTACGCCATCTTCCTCCGCTTCCTCGAATCCCCATCCTCATGGGATTCCTTCATGCGCGTCGACGACTCCAAATCCAGGCCTCAGATCCTCCTCCAACTCCGCGTTCGAGCTCTCCTCTTCGACAAAGCTAGCGTCTCTCTCTTCCTCCGCTCCaatccctcttcttcttcttcttctctctctgtttccAAGCTCAATCCAACTT ATTTGCAATTGCACGGTGATGACGTGTACTTCACGCTGGAGAATGCAGCACAAGATGTTGGTGTTTCGTCCAATACGGCGTCGTCCAAG ATTCAATCAAGGGCAGGTTTTAGTGTCGGATCAAGATATGGTGAATCTGAGATTGATAATGTATCCCAGAGATTCAGGAATGAAGAACTGTCTGAAACATGGTATAATCAGTTTATTGAGAAGTATAGAGTTAGTAAACCCTATAGATTGTCATCTGGGGACCATGAATCAGACAAACGTACACCTGAAGATATGTCTTCTTATCTAAGACTTCTTGAGAAGCAGAAAAAAAGGCGTGTGGCATTCAAGGAGGATCGCTACATGGGCTATGGTAATTCCATGTTGGAAAATGCATCAAACATGCATCCAAATTCTGTTTTAAATGGTAAAAATTCCATTGAAGATGATGCACCTTTTTTGCCAGAGACAATGTTTACATTGAACTGTGTACCTGATAGTGCACTCCCCCTTATGGATAGAGTGGAAGAAAACCAGAAAGTGGAGTTCTATGGAGTTCTTGATAACTTGCCTCAAGTAACGATAAGGAGTCCTGTGATGATTGAGAGGCTTGGTATCAGGCCTGAGTACCTTAGCATGGAACATGGTGGAAACTTACATCATGGAAAAATTGGGTCTGAAGGAAAGAGGAAACATCTTGGTCCAGAGCAAGCATCACAGCTGTCTCGAAAGGTAATTGCACGCATGTTGACAAATTCGGGGTTTGATGGTGCCACAGAAGTTCCAGTGGAAGTCTTCTCTCAATTACTAAGCTGTCATGTATGTAAATTAGGCCGGATATTGAAAGTTCTTGCTGATAGTTACAGAAAGCAGTGTTCAGCTACCGAACTACTTAAGATGTTCCTTAAAACATTGGGATATAG TAATTTGGGCCCTTTAGCGGAGCATGTAAAGGATGGCTCCAGGAATTTGGTACAGCAAACTCAGCAACTTCAGGGAATCCAGTCGCAGCTGCAGTCACTGCAGCATAGTTCCCTTCGAATGGCCCAGCAG ATGCCTAGACAAATACATCCGCAGATGCAGCCAATTGTTCATCCccaaaatttgacttttcagcAGCAGCCACAGCAGCAGCAGTTGGATAGAATCCGAAGACGCCAACCAGCCACTCCTCGCCCTGTTATGGATGTGGAGAAGGACAGACCAATGGTACAAGTCAAGATTGAAAACCCATCAGAATTACCAATGGATGGTAATTCCTTCAACACTATCAGTGCTAGACATCCCCAGATGCAGTTACGGGCACAACAAATTGCTGCAATGTCAAATCTCCATGCTCAAACTGGCACTCCATTTAGACAGATGACTTCGCTTCAAATTCCCCAAGTCCAGACACA GAGCATGGGCATTGTTAGAGCTCCACCAGTGAAGGTTGAGGGCTTTCAGGAATTGATGGGTGGGGATGCTAAATCAAAGCATGATGCTGATGAAAATAGGTTGATGTCCCCCTCAAGTAAATAG
- the LOC126733056 gene encoding receptor-like cytosolic serine/threonine-protein kinase RBK1: MSVEEETSKGETKQNPEAEEDDSSPRAVLDIPIMGGNDSDNSGSSNSFSSSSCVSPTSQKSMVGQSQSQSQSHGGGSQWKSVIDGLKKKSMRRLSTISSFTASYDLSRKNYLRRKLARIRSAEDGIQCGEDHEIPIPKPSWRNFDFAELAAATDNFSSENLIGKGGHAEVYKGCLSDGEVVAVKKITKKEKKDEDRIREFLSEVGIIAHIDHPNAARLLGFGIDGGLHLVLQYSPHGSLASLLFGSSECLEWKIRFKVAVGVAEGLQYLHHKCNRRIIHRDIKASNVLLTQDFDAQISDFGLAKWLPEKWAHHVVFPIEGTFGYLAPEYFMHGIVDEKTDVFAFGVLLLEIITGRRAVDSSRQSLVIWAKPLLDTNNIKELADPRLGDAYDVSEMRRAMYMASMCIHHLPSMRPDMNRLVQLLKADDGPLELKQKFTEARSHLFSASDLEDYTCTNYLNDLNRHRQLVME, encoded by the exons aTGTCTGTTGAAGAAG AGACTAGCAAAggagaaacaaagcaaaacccAGAAGCAGAAGAAGATGACTCGTCACCAAGAGCTGTATTGGACATTCCTATTATGGGGGGTAATGACTCAGACAACAGTGGGAGTAGCAATAGTTTTAGCTCATCTTCTTGTGTTTCTCCAACAAGCCAGAAATCTATGGTGGGTCAGAGTCAGAGTCAGAGTCAGAGCCATGGTGGTGGGTCGCAGTGGAAGTCTGTGATCGATGGTTTGAAGAAGAAATCAATGAGAAGGTTATCAACCATATCTTCTTTCACTGCGAGCTATGATCTTTCGAGGAAGAATTATCTGAGGAGGAAATTGGCTAGGATTCGAAGCGCCGAGGATGGAATTCAATGCGGTGAGGATCATGAGATTCCCATACCCAAACCTTCTTGGAGGAACTTTGATTTTGCTGAACTTGCGGCTGCTACAGACAATTTTAGCTCTG AGAACTTGATTGGAAAAGGGGGGCACGCAGAGGTGTACAAAGGGTGCTTATCTGATGGTGAAGTTGTAGCAGTTAAAAAGAtaacaaagaaagagaagaaagacgAGGATAGAATACGTGAATTCTTGTCTGAGGTTGGAATTATTGCACACATAGACCATCCCAATGCTGCTCGATTGCTTGGTTTCGGGATAGATGGTGGTCTGCATCTTGTCCTTCAATATTCCCCGCACGGCAGCCTGGCTTCTCTGTTATTCG GTTCATCTGAGTGTCTGGAGTGGAAGATAAGGTTTAAGGTGGCTGTAGGGGTGGCGGAAGGATTGCAATATCTCCATCACAAATGCAACAGGCGAATTATTCACAGAGACATCAAAGCCTCCAATGTATTACTCACCCAAGATTTCGATGCTCAG ATTTCTGATTTTGGACTCGCAAAGTGGCTGCCAGAAAAATGGGCTCACCATGTTGTTTTCCCTATTGAGGGCACATTCGG GTATTTGGCCCCAGAATACTTTATGCATGGGATTGTTGATGAGAAAACTGATGTATTTGCATTTGGAGTCTTATTACTGGAGATCATAACTGGCCGCCGTGCTGTTGATTCAAGTAGACAAAGCCTTGTCATCTGG GCAAAACCGCTGCTGGACACGAATAATATTAAGGAATTAGCAGATCCTAGGTTAGGAGATGCATATGATGTTAGTGAGATGAGACGCGCTATGTACATGGCTTCAATGTGCATCCACCACTTACCTTCCATGCGTCCTGACATGAACCGG CTTGTGCAGCTACTGAAGGCTGATGATGGACCTCTTGAACTGAAACAAAAGTTTACAGAAGCCAGATCACACCTTTTCAGTGCTAGTGACCTGGAAGATTATACTTGCACAAACTATCTCAACGACCTCAATCGTCACAGGCAACTTGTGATGGAGTAA